Proteins encoded in a region of the Vicia villosa cultivar HV-30 ecotype Madison, WI linkage group LG5, Vvil1.0, whole genome shotgun sequence genome:
- the LOC131602486 gene encoding LOB domain-containing protein 4-like: protein MKESGGGRKQGAASPCAACKLLRRRCAQDCVFAPYFPADEPHKFANVHKVFGASNVNKMLQDLPEHQRGDAVSSMVYEANARVRDPVYGCVGAISSLQQQIDVLQTQLAVAQAEAVHLRVRQTASSFWNSAGHSPTSPTYSGSPSSKINESQAKHIFDMDMVVDQGGYADSMW from the exons ATGAAAGAAAGTGGTGGAGGTAGAAAACAAGGTGCAGCTTCACCCTGTGCTGCATGCAAACTTCTAAGAAGAAGATGTGCTCAAGATTGTGTCTTTGCTCCTTATTTCCCTGCCGACGAACCTCACAAGTTTGCTAATGTACACAAAGTCTTTGGTGCTAGCAATGTCAACAAAATGCTTCAG GACTTACCTGAACATCAAAGAGGGGATGCAGTGAGTAGCATGGTGTATGAAGCAAATGCAAGGGTTAGAGACCCTGTGTATGGTTGTGTAGGGGCCATTTCATCACTTCAGCAACAAATTGATGTTCTTCAAACCCAATTGGCTGTGGCTCAAGCTGAGGCTGTGCACCTAAGGGTGCGCCAAACTGCATCATCTTTTTGGAACAGTGCAGGACATAGCCCAACTAGCCCAACCTATAGTGGCTCCCCATCATCTAAGATCAATGAATCACAAGCCAAACATATCTTTGATATGGACATGGTGGTGGACCAAGGTGGTTATGCTGATTCAATGTGGTGA
- the LOC131602485 gene encoding cyclin-T1-5-like isoform X2, whose protein sequence is MFLAGKVEETPRPLKDVIIISYEMIHKKDPEAAHRIKQKEVYEQQKELILLGERVVLATLGFDLNVQHPYKPLVEAIKKFNVAKNALAQVAWNFVNDGLRTSLCLQFKPHHIAAGAIFLAAKFLKVKLPSDGEKVWWQEFDVTPRQLEEVSNQMLELYEQNRIPQSQGNETEGATAGGVRASSKAPATSEEPVSKQIASHSAPQRTSVENNAAPLAGTENQSNDGSAEMGSDITDHKMDLETRDSQTSEKLPDKDNQREVANRSISGAERVVSGDQDKMVSTEDAAELGRSEDTSYKSSFNVGRNLELREGPLSPKEAIKMIDKDKVKAALEKRRKERGEMTIKEDVMDEDALIERELENGVEMTKKVIDKDKVKAALEKMKKVRGEMTIKKDVMDEDDLIEKELEDGVELAVENGKNKRERSQSWSKPDGEDHSEDLEETREGSQMGLKGKSQKDRNGCNAEEGEMIDDASSMLNNRKRKMSSPPASQPELKKRLDSSYYNDLSE, encoded by the exons GAAGTATATGAGCAGCAGAAAGAATTAATTTTACTTGGAGAGAGGGTTGTACTTGCCACTTTAGGTTTTGACTTGAATGTCCAACATCCATACAAGCCCCTTGTCGAGGCCATAAAGAAGTTCAATGTTGCAAAGAATGCCCTTGCACAAGTTGCGTGGAATTTTGTTAATGATGG GCTGAGGACATCACTCTGCCTGCAATTTAAGCCACATCATATTGCGGCAGGTGCCATTTTCCTTGCTGCCAAGTTCCTGAAAGTGAAGCTTCCGTCAGATGGTGAGAAGGTTTGGTGGCAGGAGTTTGATGTCACCCCACGCCAATTGGAGG AAGTTAGCAATCAAATGTTGGAACTCTATGAGCAGAATAGAATTCCACAATCACAAGGAAATGAAACAGAAGGGGCTACTGCAGGAGGGGTGAGAGCTTCCTCAAAGGCTCCTGCGACGAGTGAGGAGCCGGTCTCAAAACAAATTGCATCTCATTCAGCTCCTCAACGCACATCTGTGGAAAATAATGCAGCACCACTTGCAGGAACAGAAAACCAAAGCAATGATGGTAGTGCAGAAATGGGTAGTGACATTACTGATCACAAGATGGACTTGGAAACCAGGGATTCTCAGACCTCAGAAAAGTTGCCCGATAAAGATAACCAGAGAGAAGTGGCTAATAGATCTATCTCTGGAGCTGAACGAGTAGTTTCTGGAGACCAAGATAAAATGGTTAGTACAGAGGATGCTGCAGAATTAGGAAGGAGTGAAGATACATCATACAAGTCTAGCTTTAATGTTGGTCGAAATCTGGAGCTTCGGGAAGGCCCACTTTCACCCAAAGAAGCAATCAAGATGATTGACAAAGACAAGGTAAAGGCCGCTTTAGAAAAAAGGAGAAAGGAACGAGGTGAAATGACAATAAAGGAAGATGTAATGGATGAGGATGCTCTTATTGAGAGGGAGCTTGAAAATGGAGTTGAAATGACAAAGAAGGTGATTGACAAAGACAAGGTAAAGGCTGCGttagaaaaaatgaaaaaggtACGCGGTGAAATGACAATAAAGAAAGATGTAATGGATGAGGATGATCTCATTGAGAAAGAGCTTGAAGATGGAGTTGAGCTAGCAGTCGAGAATGGGAAAAATAAGCGTGAGAGAAGTCAGAGCTGGTCTAAGCCTGATGGTGAAGATCACAGTGAGGATCTTGAGGAAACTAGAGAGGGGAGTCAGATGGGCTTGAAAGGGAAATCACAGAAAGACAGGAATGGATGCAATGCAGAAGAAGGGGAGATGATAGACGATGCTTCATCCATGTTGAACAATCGCAAGAGAAAAATGAGTAGCCCTCCAGCCAGTCAACCAGAGTTGAAGAAACGTCTTGATTCTAGTTATTACAACGATCTTTCTGAATAA